From Cellulomonas fimi ATCC 484, a single genomic window includes:
- a CDS encoding HAD-IIA family hydrolase yields the protein MSGGLIGSATAPADRFDLALVDLDGVAYRGHEPIPGAAEGLTAARGRGMRLVFVTNNASREPESVAEQLTELGIPTRSGEVMTAAQAAAQLLRTRLEPGAKVLVVGGQGLLTAVRAAGYRVVESADDEPAAVAQGFAPDVGWAQLAEAAYAVERGAWHVASNLDLSLPTARGFAPGNGSLVGAVRAATGVTPDSAGKPSPTMYDMAVERAGARETLVIGDRLDTDLAGARAGGYVGLHVLTGVSTARDAVLAAPGERPHLVGADLLALLEPHPEPTRQADGWWSCGSGAARVVDGVLDLGGTARTRAEQVDLVRAACAAAWAAVDEGAVIDAPTVPALPVDGPTG from the coding sequence GTGAGCGGCGGGCTGATCGGCTCCGCCACTGCGCCCGCCGACCGCTTCGACCTGGCGCTCGTCGACCTGGACGGTGTCGCGTACCGCGGCCACGAGCCGATCCCAGGCGCTGCGGAAGGGCTGACCGCGGCTCGCGGCCGGGGCATGCGGCTCGTGTTCGTCACGAACAACGCCTCGCGCGAGCCGGAGTCCGTCGCGGAGCAGCTCACCGAGCTGGGGATCCCGACACGGTCCGGCGAGGTGATGACCGCTGCGCAGGCCGCGGCCCAGCTCCTGCGGACGCGCCTGGAGCCTGGCGCGAAGGTGCTCGTCGTCGGCGGCCAGGGTCTGCTCACCGCCGTGCGGGCGGCGGGGTACCGGGTCGTGGAGTCGGCGGACGACGAGCCCGCCGCGGTCGCCCAGGGCTTCGCGCCCGACGTCGGTTGGGCCCAGCTCGCGGAGGCGGCGTACGCCGTCGAGAGGGGCGCGTGGCACGTGGCGTCGAACCTCGACCTGAGCCTCCCGACCGCGCGCGGCTTCGCCCCGGGCAACGGGTCGCTCGTCGGCGCGGTGCGTGCCGCGACCGGGGTGACGCCCGACAGCGCGGGCAAGCCGTCGCCGACGATGTACGACATGGCCGTCGAGCGGGCAGGAGCCCGGGAGACGCTCGTCATCGGTGACCGCCTCGACACCGACCTGGCCGGCGCACGCGCGGGCGGGTACGTCGGGCTGCACGTCCTGACCGGGGTGAGCACGGCGCGCGACGCGGTGCTCGCGGCACCCGGTGAGCGGCCGCACCTCGTCGGAGCCGACCTGCTGGCGCTGCTCGAGCCGCACCCTGAGCCCACGCGTCAGGCCGACGGCTGGTGGTCGTGCGGGTCCGGCGCCGCTCGGGTGGTGGACGGGGTGCTGGACCTCGGCGGTACCGCCAGGACGCGCGCGGAGCAGGTGGACCTGGTCCGTGCCGCGTGCGCTGCGGCGTGGGCGGCGGTCGACGAGGGTGCCGTCATCGACGCGCCGACCGTGCCTGCGCTGCCCGTCGACGGTCCGACCGGCTGA